In Anaeromyxobacter sp., the following proteins share a genomic window:
- a CDS encoding ComF family protein, whose product MPVPALGPLARHLAPVASALLDLVYPPRCAACRAPCGGGPFCSDCAEALLDAPPGCLRCGLPGPGLACGACLAAPPAFDSVQAGGLYGGPLAEAVQALKYGGRPAVARPLGGWLAGRVALPAGAVVVPVPLGRRRRLERGYDQASLLARHLARAAGLVRLRGALARRRETPPQVGRSRAARARNVAGAFAADWRAVAGRDVVLVDDVVTTGATADAAAAALRAAGARSIAVVALARAE is encoded by the coding sequence ATGCCCGTCCCGGCCCTCGGACCGCTGGCCCGCCACCTCGCCCCGGTGGCCTCGGCCCTCCTCGACCTGGTCTATCCGCCCCGCTGCGCCGCCTGCCGGGCGCCGTGCGGCGGCGGGCCCTTCTGCTCCGACTGCGCGGAGGCCCTGCTCGACGCCCCGCCCGGCTGCCTGCGCTGCGGGCTGCCGGGGCCGGGGCTGGCCTGCGGCGCCTGCCTGGCGGCGCCGCCGGCGTTCGACTCGGTGCAGGCCGGCGGGCTCTACGGCGGGCCGCTGGCCGAGGCGGTCCAGGCCCTCAAGTACGGGGGCCGCCCCGCGGTCGCCCGTCCGCTGGGCGGCTGGCTGGCCGGCCGGGTGGCGCTGCCGGCCGGGGCGGTGGTGGTGCCGGTGCCGCTGGGGCGGCGGCGGCGCCTGGAGCGCGGCTACGACCAGGCCTCGCTGCTGGCCCGCCACCTGGCCCGGGCGGCCGGGCTGGTGCGGCTGCGCGGGGCCCTGGCCCGGCGGCGGGAGACGCCGCCGCAGGTGGGCCGCTCCCGGGCGGCGCGGGCCCGCAACGTGGCGGGGGCCTTCGCCGCCGACTGGCGCGCCGTGGCCGGCCGGGACGTGGTGCTGGTGGACGACGTGGTCACCACCGGCGCCACCGCCGACGCGGCCGCCGCCGCCCTGCGCGCCGCCGGCGCCCGCTCCATCGCGGTGGTCGCCCTGGCGCGCGCGGAGTGA
- a CDS encoding 2,3-bisphosphoglycerate-independent phosphoglycerate mutase, giving the protein MPKIKPVLLVVLDGFGLRAEREANAIAQAGTPNLDALMREYPWTSIETSGLSVGLPEGQMGNSEVGHTNLGAGRIVYQDLVRINRAVEDGSFFQNDALLLACRRAKAAGGALHLMGLVSDGGVHSIQEHLYACLDLARREGVARCFVHAFMDGRDTPPRSGVEYMRQLERRLTDTGYGRVATVHGRYYAMDRDKRWDRVGQAYAAMARGEGYRASSGIAAVEASHAHGETDEFIKPTTIVNADGKPVGTVKDGDAILFFNFRADRAREITRALADPDFKDFDRVVVPRLSAFVCMTQYDETFPYPVAFGPTSLDEIFPEIVSRAGLKQLRCAETEKYAHVTFFFNGGRETVYPGEDRLLIPSPREVATYDQKPEMSAREVTEKLTAAIATGKYGFVLVNFANPDMVGHTGLLPAAIQAVKVVDESIGRLWQVAKAQGMAMLVTADHGNCELMTDPITGQPHTAHTLNPVPFILADPDFRGAKLRSKGVLADVAPTALQVMGLPQPKEMKGLGLIIR; this is encoded by the coding sequence GTGCCGAAGATCAAGCCCGTCCTCCTCGTCGTCCTCGACGGCTTCGGCCTGCGCGCCGAGCGCGAGGCCAACGCCATCGCGCAGGCCGGCACGCCCAACCTGGACGCCTTGATGCGGGAGTACCCGTGGACCTCCATCGAGACCAGCGGGCTCTCGGTGGGCCTGCCCGAGGGGCAGATGGGCAACTCGGAGGTGGGCCACACCAACCTGGGCGCCGGGCGGATCGTCTACCAGGACCTGGTGCGCATCAACCGCGCCGTCGAGGACGGCTCCTTCTTCCAGAACGACGCGCTGCTGCTGGCGTGCCGCCGCGCCAAGGCGGCCGGGGGGGCGCTCCACCTCATGGGGCTGGTCTCCGACGGCGGCGTCCACTCCATCCAGGAGCACCTCTACGCCTGCCTCGACCTGGCCCGGCGCGAGGGGGTGGCGCGCTGCTTCGTGCACGCCTTCATGGACGGGCGCGACACGCCGCCCCGCTCCGGCGTGGAGTACATGCGGCAGCTGGAGCGGCGGCTCACCGACACCGGCTACGGGCGGGTGGCCACGGTGCACGGCCGCTACTACGCCATGGACCGCGACAAGCGCTGGGATCGGGTGGGCCAGGCCTACGCGGCCATGGCGCGCGGCGAGGGCTACCGGGCCTCGAGCGGCATCGCCGCGGTGGAGGCCTCGCACGCCCACGGCGAGACCGACGAGTTCATCAAGCCCACCACCATCGTCAACGCCGACGGCAAGCCGGTGGGCACCGTCAAGGACGGCGACGCCATCCTCTTCTTCAACTTCCGCGCCGACCGGGCCCGCGAGATCACCCGGGCGCTGGCCGATCCGGACTTCAAGGACTTCGACCGCGTGGTGGTGCCGCGGCTCTCGGCCTTCGTCTGCATGACCCAGTACGACGAGACCTTCCCGTACCCGGTGGCCTTCGGCCCCACCAGCCTGGACGAGATCTTCCCGGAGATCGTCAGCCGCGCCGGCCTGAAGCAGCTGCGCTGCGCGGAGACCGAGAAGTACGCCCACGTCACCTTCTTCTTCAACGGCGGGCGCGAGACGGTCTACCCGGGCGAGGACCGCCTGCTCATCCCCTCGCCGCGCGAGGTGGCCACCTACGACCAGAAGCCCGAGATGAGCGCGCGCGAGGTGACCGAGAAGCTCACCGCCGCCATCGCCACCGGGAAGTACGGCTTCGTGCTGGTCAACTTCGCCAACCCCGACATGGTGGGCCACACCGGCCTGCTGCCGGCCGCCATCCAGGCGGTCAAGGTGGTGGACGAGAGCATCGGACGGCTCTGGCAGGTGGCCAAGGCCCAGGGCATGGCCATGCTGGTCACCGCCGACCACGGCAACTGCGAGCTGATGACCGACCCCATCACCGGCCAGCCGCACACCGCGCACACGCTGAACCCGGTGCCGTTCATCCTGGCCGATCCGGACTTCCGCGGGGCCAAGCTCCGCTCCAAGGGCGTGCTGGCCGACGTGGCCCCGACGGCGCTGCAGGTGATGGGGCTGCCGCAGCCCAAGGAGATGAAGGGGCTGGGGCTGATCATCCGGTAG
- a CDS encoding DUF2892 domain-containing protein, with amino-acid sequence MPKNIGPVERVARLAVAATLVGVGTYRLANDSPNTGLSWALVGVAAVPGATGATGYCPLYQLLGIDNTF; translated from the coding sequence CTGCCGAAGAACATCGGCCCGGTGGAGCGGGTGGCCCGCCTGGCCGTGGCGGCCACCCTGGTGGGCGTCGGCACCTACCGCCTGGCCAACGACTCGCCCAACACCGGGCTCTCCTGGGCGCTCGTGGGCGTGGCCGCGGTGCCGGGCGCCACCGGCGCCACCGGGTACTGCCCGCTCTACCAGCTGCTCGGCATCGACAACACCTTCTAG
- a CDS encoding phosphorylase produces the protein MADGLLLAAFPPELAGLDAAPPPGWRVALTGVGALAAAAATARLLAEARPDRVLFVGTCGAYDARLSVGDLVAASVVVAASLDVLEGRAYRPEVEATRWPSTLPLPFAPHAVVVPPGITVAPGGAALLGTLGAAEHLELSGVFQAAHAAGVPVGAVLAVANRVGPGAHQEWKANHARVSRALVAALGPVLRPPAAGPAGR, from the coding sequence GTGGCTGACGGGCTCCTGCTGGCCGCCTTCCCGCCCGAGCTGGCCGGGCTCGACGCCGCGCCGCCGCCCGGCTGGCGCGTGGCGCTCACCGGCGTGGGCGCCCTGGCGGCCGCGGCCGCCACCGCGCGGCTGCTCGCCGAGGCCCGCCCGGACCGGGTGCTCTTCGTCGGCACCTGCGGCGCCTACGACGCGCGGCTCTCGGTGGGCGACCTGGTGGCGGCCTCGGTGGTGGTGGCCGCCTCGCTCGACGTGCTGGAGGGGCGCGCCTACCGGCCCGAGGTGGAGGCCACCCGCTGGCCAAGCACCCTGCCCCTCCCCTTCGCACCCCACGCCGTGGTGGTGCCGCCCGGCATCACGGTGGCGCCGGGCGGCGCGGCGCTGCTCGGCACCCTGGGCGCGGCCGAGCACCTCGAGCTCTCCGGCGTCTTCCAGGCGGCCCACGCCGCCGGGGTGCCGGTGGGGGCGGTGCTGGCGGTGGCCAACCGGGTCGGCCCGGGGGCGCACCAGGAGTGGAAGGCGAACCACGCCCGCGTCAGCCGGGCGCTGGTGGCGGCGCTGGGGCCGGTGCTCCGGCCGCCCGCGGCTGGCCCGGCCGGGCGCTGA
- the rlmH gene encoding 23S rRNA (pseudouridine(1915)-N(3))-methyltransferase RlmH, which produces MKLRVLAIGRDRSGLFAPAVDEYLGRLSRTLKVELVELPEARKHAGTPQAREEEGATLLGALRKAEKVVALDERGEQPTSLELARRVARWQERGQDVALLLGGADGLAPAVLEQAVERLSLSRLTLPHRLARLVLLEQLYRAATILRGEPYHKE; this is translated from the coding sequence GTGAAGCTGCGCGTCCTGGCCATCGGCCGCGACCGCTCCGGCCTGTTCGCCCCGGCGGTGGACGAGTACCTGGGCCGGCTCTCGCGCACCCTCAAGGTCGAGCTGGTGGAGCTGCCCGAGGCCCGGAAGCACGCCGGCACGCCGCAGGCCCGGGAGGAGGAGGGGGCCACGCTGCTGGGCGCGCTCCGCAAGGCCGAGAAGGTGGTGGCGCTCGACGAGCGCGGCGAGCAGCCCACCAGCCTGGAGCTGGCCCGGCGGGTGGCGCGCTGGCAGGAGCGCGGCCAGGACGTGGCGCTGCTCCTCGGCGGCGCCGACGGCCTGGCCCCCGCGGTCCTGGAGCAGGCCGTGGAGCGGCTCTCGCTCTCCCGCCTCACCCTGCCGCACCGGCTGGCGCGGCTGGTGCTGCTGGAGCAGCTCTACCGGGCCGCCACCATCCTGCGCGGCGAGCCGTACCACAAGGAGTGA
- a CDS encoding teichoic acid biosynthesis protein: MRILYGVAGEGMGHATRSRVVIDHLTRHHEVEVVVSGRAHDYLKARESDHLGVTRIWGLSIVYEDNEVQNFRTFLSNVKGGLTGGLPTNVKAYFDLASEFRPDVVVSDFETWSGLYGKLHGLPIISLDNNQVVNRCAHPPEVLEGKEAEYLVAKGVVKAKLPACYHYLITSFFQPEITKPRTSLHPPVLRPEVLAARREPGEHLLVYQTSTSNAALPDLLKGSGRECRIYGLRRDLTADQRDGDLVYRPFSERGFIEDLRTARAVVSGGSFTLMSEAVSLQVPMLSVPVRKQFEQALNGRWLQRLGYGLTADELTAEGLGELLERVPDFQRSLAAYHQDGNLETLGALDAVLRAAEAGQPPDDEDPLS; encoded by the coding sequence ATGCGGATCCTCTACGGGGTGGCCGGCGAAGGCATGGGCCACGCCACCCGCTCCCGGGTCGTCATCGACCACCTGACGCGGCACCACGAGGTGGAGGTGGTGGTCTCGGGCCGCGCCCACGACTACCTGAAGGCGCGCGAGTCGGATCACCTGGGGGTCACCCGCATCTGGGGCCTCTCCATCGTCTACGAGGACAACGAGGTCCAGAACTTCCGCACCTTCCTCTCCAACGTGAAGGGCGGCCTCACCGGCGGGCTGCCCACCAACGTCAAGGCCTACTTCGACCTGGCCTCCGAGTTCCGTCCGGACGTGGTGGTCTCCGACTTCGAGACCTGGAGCGGCCTGTACGGGAAGCTGCACGGCCTGCCCATCATCAGCCTCGACAACAACCAGGTGGTGAACCGCTGCGCCCACCCGCCCGAGGTGCTGGAGGGCAAGGAGGCCGAGTACCTGGTGGCCAAGGGGGTGGTGAAGGCCAAGCTGCCGGCCTGCTACCACTACCTCATCACCAGCTTCTTCCAGCCGGAGATCACCAAGCCCCGCACCAGCCTGCACCCGCCGGTGCTGCGCCCCGAGGTGCTGGCGGCGCGGCGCGAGCCGGGCGAGCACCTGCTGGTCTACCAGACCAGCACCTCCAACGCCGCGCTGCCGGACCTGCTCAAGGGCAGCGGCCGCGAGTGCCGCATCTACGGCCTGCGCCGCGACCTGACGGCCGACCAGCGCGACGGCGACCTCGTCTACCGCCCCTTCAGCGAGCGTGGCTTCATCGAGGATCTGCGCACGGCGCGGGCGGTGGTGTCGGGCGGCAGCTTCACCCTCATGAGCGAGGCCGTCTCCCTGCAGGTGCCCATGCTCTCGGTGCCGGTGAGGAAGCAGTTCGAGCAGGCGCTCAACGGGCGCTGGCTGCAGCGGCTGGGGTACGGGCTCACCGCCGACGAGCTGACCGCCGAGGGGCTGGGGGAGCTGCTGGAGCGGGTGCCCGACTTCCAGCGCAGCCTGGCCGCCTACCACCAGGACGGCAACCTGGAGACCCTGGGGGCGCTCGACGCGGTGCTGCGCGCCGCCGAGGCGGGCCAGCCGCCGGACGACGAGGACCCGCTCTCGTGA
- a CDS encoding RNA polymerase sigma factor — MAPDQTDEQLMARFQRGDAPAFEVLMRRHRTPLHGFLCRLLRDRARAEDLTQEAFLRVIQGSAGWAPRALFRTWLFTIARNLAADEGRRRAFREAEPLDAPGKGGAPRQPASEARAPDEAAGDALVRPLLEAALAALPLEQREVFLLREHAGLSFPEIAEATGVNENTVKSRMRYALTGLRDRLAAAGVDPGAPAGAALDGGAAP, encoded by the coding sequence GTGGCGCCGGACCAGACCGACGAGCAGCTCATGGCGAGGTTCCAGCGCGGCGACGCGCCGGCCTTCGAGGTGCTGATGCGCCGCCACCGCACGCCACTGCACGGCTTCCTCTGCCGACTGCTCCGCGACCGCGCCCGCGCCGAGGACCTGACGCAGGAGGCCTTCCTGCGGGTCATCCAGGGGAGCGCCGGCTGGGCGCCGCGGGCGCTCTTCCGCACCTGGCTCTTCACCATCGCCCGCAACCTGGCCGCCGACGAGGGGCGCCGCCGCGCCTTCCGCGAGGCCGAGCCGCTCGACGCCCCGGGGAAAGGCGGGGCGCCGCGCCAGCCCGCCTCCGAAGCCCGCGCCCCGGACGAGGCGGCCGGCGACGCCCTGGTGCGCCCGCTGCTGGAGGCGGCGCTGGCGGCGCTGCCGCTGGAGCAGCGCGAGGTCTTCCTGCTGCGCGAGCACGCCGGCCTCTCCTTCCCCGAGATCGCCGAGGCCACCGGGGTCAACGAGAACACCGTGAAGAGCCGGATGCGCTACGCGCTCACCGGGCTGCGCGATCGGCTGGCCGCGGCCGGGGTGGACCCGGGGGCGCCGGCGGGTGCGGCGCTGGATGGGGGCGCCGCCCCATGA
- the nifJ gene encoding pyruvate:ferredoxin (flavodoxin) oxidoreductase, translating into MADRRMVTMDGNEAVASVAYRINEVAAIYPITPSSNMGEWSDEWAAKGRPNIWGTVPLVAEMQSEGGAAGAVHGALQTGALTTTFTASQGLLLMIPNMYKIAGELTAFCMHVSARTLATHALSIFGDHQDVMSVRQTGFALLASASVQEAHDFAVIAQLASLRSRVPFLHFFDGFRTSHEVAKIEELTDDDLRALMPEELIAAHRARALSPDAPTIRGTAQNPDAFFQAREACNPYYADCHDHVQAAMDLFAKQVGRQYHLFEYLGHPEAERVVVLMGSGCETAQETVEHLVAQGEKVGMVKVRLYRPFALGEFMTSLPRSVHHLAVLDRTKEPGSLGEPLYMDVVTALREAEQAHIDRFHHQLTVIGGRYGLSSKEFTPAMVKAVFDELGKTRPKRHFTVGINDDVTHLSLKYDAAWDIEKPDVVRALFYGLGADGTVGANKNSIKIIGEDTPNYAQGYFVYDSKKSGSITISHLRFGPRPIKSQYLVTKANFVACHQFGFLEKYEMLEQATQGATFLLNSIYGPEQVWAQLPAEVQALILEKQLQFYVIDAFKVARETGMGVRINTIMQTCFFAISGVLPRDEAISHIKKTIEKTYARKGPEVVRKNFQAVDETLANLFQVKTEGKQVGGPARPPAVSEAAPDFVKRVTGLILAGKGDLLPVSAFPVDGTWMTGTAKWEKRAIALDVPAWVPSLCIQCNKCALICPHACIRPKFYDPAALAGAPATFQSMDFKSAEVKGKKYSLQVSTDDCTGCSLCVAICPAESKTEKGVKAINMTSVLPIQAAERKNWEFFTTIPEPDRRNLKLDVKGTQFLEPLFEFSGACTGCGETPYVKLLTQLYGDRAIIANATGCSSIYGGNLPTTPYTKNAQGRGPAWANSLFEDNAEFGFGMRLALDKQGEHARELLATMGTQLGDELVKGLLEADQSDETGLEAQRQRILVLRSKLAKLTSAEARWLSTIADYLAKKSVWIVGGDGWAYDIGYGGLDHVIAQGRDVNILVLDTEVYSNTGGQASKATPMGAAAKFATAGKATAKKDLAMLAMGYGHAYVARVAMGAKDAQTVNAFKEADSYPGTSLIIAYSHCIAHGYDMADALDQQTKAVDSAYWPLFRYDPRRVVNGESPLKLDSPAPKLDLSAFVAGETRFRQVEAANPEGYKRMMEQSQKDIREKYALYEQLARSMSPANLVPGAAGGPPKAKA; encoded by the coding sequence ATGGCGGACAGGCGGATGGTGACGATGGACGGCAACGAGGCCGTCGCGTCGGTGGCGTACCGCATCAACGAGGTGGCGGCGATCTACCCCATCACCCCTTCGTCCAACATGGGCGAGTGGTCCGACGAGTGGGCGGCCAAGGGGCGCCCGAACATCTGGGGCACGGTGCCTCTGGTGGCCGAGATGCAGTCGGAGGGTGGCGCCGCCGGCGCGGTCCACGGCGCGCTGCAGACCGGCGCCCTGACGACCACCTTCACGGCCTCGCAGGGCCTGCTGCTGATGATCCCCAACATGTACAAGATCGCGGGCGAGCTGACCGCGTTCTGCATGCACGTGTCGGCCCGCACCCTGGCCACCCACGCGCTCTCCATCTTCGGCGACCACCAGGACGTCATGTCGGTGCGGCAGACCGGCTTCGCCCTGCTGGCCTCGGCCTCGGTGCAGGAGGCCCACGACTTCGCGGTCATCGCGCAGCTGGCCTCGCTGCGCTCGCGGGTCCCCTTCCTGCACTTCTTCGACGGCTTCCGCACCTCCCACGAGGTGGCCAAGATCGAGGAGCTGACCGACGACGACCTGCGCGCCCTCATGCCGGAGGAGCTGATCGCGGCCCACCGGGCCCGCGCCCTCTCGCCCGACGCGCCGACCATCCGCGGCACGGCCCAGAACCCCGACGCCTTCTTCCAGGCCCGCGAGGCCTGCAACCCCTACTACGCCGACTGCCACGACCACGTGCAGGCGGCCATGGACCTGTTCGCCAAGCAGGTGGGGCGGCAGTACCACCTGTTCGAGTACCTGGGCCACCCCGAGGCCGAGCGGGTGGTGGTGCTCATGGGCTCGGGCTGCGAGACCGCCCAGGAGACGGTGGAGCACCTGGTGGCGCAGGGCGAGAAGGTCGGCATGGTCAAGGTCCGGCTCTACCGGCCCTTCGCCCTCGGCGAGTTCATGACCTCGCTGCCGCGCTCGGTGCACCACCTGGCGGTGCTGGACCGGACCAAGGAGCCGGGCTCGCTGGGCGAGCCGCTCTACATGGACGTGGTGACGGCGCTGCGCGAGGCCGAGCAGGCCCACATCGACCGCTTCCACCACCAGCTCACGGTCATCGGCGGCCGCTACGGGCTCTCCTCCAAGGAGTTCACGCCCGCCATGGTGAAGGCGGTCTTCGACGAGCTGGGCAAGACCCGCCCCAAGCGCCACTTCACGGTGGGCATCAACGACGACGTCACCCACCTCTCGCTCAAGTACGACGCCGCCTGGGACATCGAGAAGCCGGACGTGGTGCGGGCGCTCTTCTACGGCCTGGGCGCCGACGGCACGGTGGGCGCCAACAAGAACTCCATCAAGATCATCGGCGAGGACACGCCCAACTACGCCCAGGGCTACTTCGTCTACGACTCCAAGAAGTCCGGCTCCATCACCATCAGCCACCTGCGCTTCGGCCCCCGGCCCATCAAGTCGCAGTACCTGGTGACCAAGGCCAACTTCGTGGCCTGCCACCAGTTCGGCTTCCTCGAGAAGTACGAGATGCTGGAGCAGGCCACCCAGGGCGCCACCTTCCTGCTCAACTCCATCTACGGGCCGGAGCAGGTCTGGGCCCAGCTGCCCGCCGAGGTGCAGGCGCTGATCCTCGAGAAGCAGCTCCAGTTCTACGTCATCGACGCCTTCAAGGTGGCGCGCGAGACCGGCATGGGGGTGCGCATCAACACCATCATGCAGACCTGCTTCTTCGCCATCTCCGGCGTGCTGCCGCGCGACGAGGCCATCTCGCACATCAAGAAGACCATCGAGAAGACCTACGCCCGCAAGGGCCCCGAGGTGGTCCGCAAGAACTTCCAGGCGGTCGACGAGACGCTGGCCAACCTCTTCCAGGTGAAGACCGAGGGGAAGCAGGTGGGCGGCCCGGCCCGTCCGCCGGCGGTCTCCGAGGCGGCCCCGGACTTCGTCAAGCGGGTCACCGGGCTCATCCTGGCCGGCAAGGGCGACCTCCTGCCGGTCTCGGCCTTCCCGGTGGACGGCACCTGGATGACCGGCACCGCCAAGTGGGAGAAGCGGGCCATCGCCCTCGACGTGCCGGCCTGGGTGCCGTCGCTCTGCATCCAGTGCAACAAGTGCGCGCTCATCTGCCCGCACGCCTGCATCCGGCCCAAGTTCTACGACCCGGCGGCGCTGGCCGGCGCGCCGGCCACCTTCCAGTCGATGGACTTCAAGTCGGCCGAGGTGAAGGGGAAGAAGTACAGCCTGCAGGTCTCCACCGACGACTGCACCGGCTGCAGCCTGTGCGTGGCCATCTGCCCTGCCGAGTCGAAGACCGAGAAGGGCGTCAAGGCCATCAACATGACCTCGGTGCTGCCCATCCAGGCGGCCGAGCGGAAGAACTGGGAGTTCTTCACCACCATCCCGGAGCCCGACCGGCGCAACCTCAAGCTGGACGTCAAGGGCACGCAGTTCCTCGAGCCGCTCTTCGAGTTCTCCGGCGCCTGCACCGGCTGCGGCGAGACCCCCTACGTGAAGCTGCTCACCCAGCTCTACGGCGACCGGGCCATCATCGCCAACGCCACCGGCTGCTCCTCGATCTACGGCGGCAACCTGCCGACCACCCCCTACACCAAGAACGCCCAGGGGCGCGGCCCGGCCTGGGCCAACTCGCTCTTCGAGGACAACGCCGAGTTCGGCTTCGGCATGCGGCTGGCGCTGGACAAGCAGGGCGAGCACGCCCGCGAGCTGCTGGCCACCATGGGCACGCAGCTGGGCGACGAGCTGGTGAAGGGCCTCCTGGAGGCCGACCAGTCCGACGAGACCGGGCTGGAGGCGCAGCGCCAGCGCATCCTGGTGCTCAGGTCGAAGCTGGCCAAGCTGACCAGCGCCGAGGCCCGCTGGCTCTCCACCATCGCCGACTACCTGGCCAAGAAGTCGGTCTGGATCGTGGGCGGCGACGGCTGGGCCTACGACATCGGGTACGGCGGCCTGGATCACGTCATCGCCCAGGGGCGCGACGTGAACATCCTGGTGCTCGACACCGAGGTCTACTCCAACACCGGCGGCCAGGCCTCCAAGGCCACGCCCATGGGCGCGGCGGCCAAGTTCGCCACCGCCGGCAAGGCCACGGCCAAGAAGGACCTGGCCATGCTGGCCATGGGCTACGGGCACGCCTACGTGGCCCGCGTGGCCATGGGGGCCAAGGACGCCCAGACGGTCAACGCCTTCAAGGAGGCCGACAGCTACCCGGGCACCTCGCTGATCATCGCCTACTCGCACTGCATCGCCCACGGCTACGACATGGCCGACGCGCTCGACCAGCAGACCAAGGCGGTGGACTCGGCCTACTGGCCGCTCTTCCGCTACGACCCGCGCCGGGTCGTGAACGGCGAGAGCCCCCTCAAGCTGGACAGCCCGGCGCCCAAGCTCGATCTCTCGGCCTTCGTGGCCGGCGAGACCCGCTTCCGCCAGGTGGAGGCCGCCAACCCGGAGGGCTACAAGCGGATGATGGAGCAGTCGCAGAAGGACATCCGCGAGAAGTACGCGCTCTACGAGCAGCTGGCCCGCTCCATGAGCCCGGCCAACCTGGTCCCCGGCGCCGCCGGCGGCCCGCCCAAGGCCAAGGCCTAG
- a CDS encoding CxxxxCH/CxxCH domain-containing protein: MSTTCRLTSRLPRTGLPALSALTLLALATVAGCGQARSSRGDPTPECQRCHGGTSGNAAPPLGAAGQTATTDVGVGAHQAHLGRSTFAAAVTCAECHLVPTDSAAHLDGAATVTFSGRAVVGQGAGVATWNRASATCSNVACHGGAAPTWNAAGQPHLDCGGCHSSPPASHGPGATACHLCHPGTVKDDGTIDVAGGLHLDGQVELGPSQPCAGCHAAPPASGAHLVHATPPSAADLVYGGQALAEDVDPSGATGRYYFGCGACHPADPARHQNGTLEVELSPTATGLRARNAATAAFAGGTCSGVYCHSTGQAAPAFATTPAWVGGGAPGCGGCHGNPPSYANGGPTSGAANSHIFLNWTGAEGGHFAPLPGTFHRSRHGGPSSFATDERAAPMTCQACHAETVDPANLAPGGAFYLDTSLTTRLAGGDPARFGQANWLDTQCTSCHDGAPGSPPQGQGRVLPLRHVNGVRDVTFDGRTAVPAGYFSDLGAAAPTRLYFTTRAQFPVALDLTGLGLSPATWSAFAPGTLSLELSQAGYAPATQTCSSVACHLGRPATWGQRGFETNPPSCTGCHDLP; the protein is encoded by the coding sequence GTGTCCACCACCTGCCGCCTCACCTCACGCCTCCCCCGGACGGGCCTCCCCGCCCTCTCCGCGCTCACCCTCCTCGCCCTGGCCACCGTGGCCGGGTGCGGCCAGGCCCGCTCCAGCCGGGGGGACCCGACCCCCGAGTGCCAGCGCTGCCACGGCGGCACCTCCGGCAACGCCGCGCCGCCACTCGGCGCCGCCGGCCAGACGGCCACCACCGACGTCGGCGTCGGCGCCCACCAGGCGCACCTGGGCCGCAGCACCTTCGCGGCCGCCGTCACCTGCGCCGAGTGCCACCTGGTGCCGACCGACTCCGCCGCCCACCTGGACGGCGCGGCCACCGTCACCTTCTCCGGCCGCGCCGTGGTCGGGCAGGGCGCCGGCGTGGCCACCTGGAATCGCGCCTCCGCCACCTGCAGCAACGTCGCCTGCCACGGCGGCGCCGCCCCGACCTGGAACGCCGCCGGGCAGCCCCACCTCGACTGCGGCGGCTGCCACTCGAGCCCGCCCGCCTCCCACGGCCCCGGCGCCACCGCCTGCCACCTGTGCCACCCGGGCACCGTGAAGGACGACGGCACCATCGACGTGGCCGGCGGCCTGCACCTCGACGGGCAGGTCGAGCTGGGCCCGAGCCAGCCCTGCGCCGGCTGCCACGCCGCCCCGCCCGCCAGCGGCGCCCACCTGGTGCACGCCACCCCGCCCTCGGCCGCCGACCTGGTCTACGGCGGGCAGGCGCTGGCCGAGGACGTGGACCCCAGCGGCGCCACCGGCCGGTACTACTTCGGCTGCGGCGCGTGCCACCCGGCCGACCCGGCCAGGCACCAGAACGGCACGCTCGAGGTGGAGCTCTCCCCCACCGCCACCGGCCTGCGCGCCCGCAACGCCGCCACGGCGGCCTTCGCCGGCGGCACCTGCAGCGGCGTCTACTGCCACTCCACCGGCCAGGCCGCACCGGCCTTCGCCACCACGCCGGCCTGGGTGGGCGGCGGCGCGCCCGGCTGCGGTGGCTGCCACGGCAACCCGCCCAGCTACGCCAACGGCGGCCCGACCTCGGGCGCCGCCAACAGCCACATCTTCCTGAACTGGACCGGCGCCGAGGGCGGCCACTTCGCCCCGCTGCCCGGCACCTTCCACCGCTCGCGCCACGGCGGCCCGAGCAGCTTCGCCACCGACGAGCGGGCCGCGCCGATGACCTGCCAGGCCTGCCACGCCGAGACGGTGGACCCCGCCAACCTGGCCCCGGGCGGCGCCTTCTACCTCGACACCTCCCTCACCACCCGGCTGGCGGGCGGCGACCCGGCCCGGTTCGGGCAGGCCAACTGGCTGGACACCCAGTGCACCAGCTGCCACGACGGCGCGCCGGGCTCGCCGCCGCAGGGGCAGGGCCGGGTGCTGCCGCTGCGCCACGTCAACGGCGTGCGCGACGTGACCTTCGACGGGCGCACCGCGGTGCCGGCCGGCTACTTCAGCGACCTGGGAGCCGCCGCGCCGACCAGGCTCTACTTCACCACCCGGGCCCAGTTCCCGGTGGCCCTCGACCTGACCGGGCTCGGGCTCTCGCCGGCCACCTGGAGCGCCTTCGCGCCCGGCACGCTCTCCCTGGAGCTGTCGCAGGCCGGCTATGCGCCGGCCACCCAGACCTGCTCCAGCGTGGCCTGCCACCTGGGCCGGCCGGCCACCTGGGGGCAGCGGGGCTTCGAGACCAACCCGCCCAGCTGCACCGGCTGCCACGACCTGCCGTAG